In Deinococcus proteolyticus MRP, a single genomic region encodes these proteins:
- the tyrA gene encoding bifunctional chorismate mutase/prephenate dehydrogenase, with the protein MTPPELAALREQIDANDRELLQLLRQRVELARQVGDVKRAQGLPIYVPEREAALLDARRAEAQALGLSPDLAEDVLRRCMRESYVQETGHSVGVRPGLRVVVVGGGGRLGRRFVQAFRESGYEVAVLERGDWDRAAELVQGAGLVLVSVPIHDTAAVMAQLPPLPPGCLLADLTSVKAAPMQAMLAAHSGPVLGLHPMFGPDVLTFAKEVTVFCRGRGEPGEVDWLLEQLRLWGLRLHAAQPEEHDRHMGLIQAMRHATAYAYGLNLSRERPQLDELLALSSPIYRLELMMVGRLFAQDPELYYDIIQSQRQHLELIRDYHATLADVIGLLERDDRDAFTQRFCEVREFFGPLGEQFLNESRVMLAQSKDRAG; encoded by the coding sequence CCGCCCGAGCTGGCCGCCCTGCGGGAGCAGATTGATGCGAATGACCGCGAGCTGCTGCAGCTGCTGCGGCAGCGGGTCGAGCTGGCCCGGCAGGTGGGCGACGTGAAGCGGGCGCAGGGCCTGCCCATCTACGTGCCCGAGCGCGAAGCGGCCCTGCTGGACGCCCGCCGCGCCGAGGCTCAGGCGCTGGGCCTGAGCCCTGACCTGGCCGAGGACGTGCTGCGCCGCTGCATGCGCGAAAGTTATGTGCAGGAAACCGGCCACAGCGTTGGTGTGCGCCCCGGCCTGCGGGTGGTGGTGGTGGGCGGCGGCGGGCGGCTGGGGCGACGCTTCGTGCAGGCGTTCCGCGAATCCGGCTACGAGGTGGCTGTGCTGGAGCGCGGCGACTGGGACCGCGCCGCCGAACTGGTGCAAGGGGCCGGGTTGGTGCTGGTCAGCGTGCCTATCCATGACACCGCAGCCGTAATGGCGCAGCTTCCCCCGCTGCCGCCCGGCTGCTTGCTGGCCGACCTCACTTCGGTCAAGGCGGCCCCCATGCAGGCGATGCTGGCCGCGCACAGCGGGCCGGTGCTGGGGCTGCATCCCATGTTCGGCCCGGACGTGCTCACCTTTGCCAAAGAAGTCACCGTGTTCTGCCGGGGACGCGGTGAGCCGGGCGAAGTGGACTGGCTGCTGGAACAGCTGCGGCTGTGGGGCCTGCGCCTGCACGCTGCCCAGCCTGAGGAGCACGACCGCCACATGGGGCTGATTCAGGCCATGCGCCACGCCACCGCCTATGCCTACGGGCTGAACCTCAGCCGCGAGCGTCCGCAGCTGGATGAGCTGCTGGCGCTGTCCAGCCCCATCTACCGCCTGGAGCTGATGATGGTGGGCCGCCTGTTCGCGCAGGACCCCGAGCTGTATTACGACATCATCCAGTCGCAGCGCCAGCACCTGGAACTGATTCGGGACTACCACGCCACCCTGGCCGATGTCATCGGGCTGCTGGAGCGGGACGACCGCGACGCTTTCACGCAGCGTTTCTGCGAAGTGCGCGAGTTCTTCGGGCCGCTGGGGGAGCAGTTCCTGAACGAGAGCCGGGTGATGCTGGCCCAGAGCAAGGACCGGGCCGGCTAA
- the pheA gene encoding prephenate dehydratase, which produces MSDQPGRPDPTSESLAAALAPHRERIDAIDAQLLDLLSQRAAEARAIGTLKGTAAVYRPEREAQVLARIAALNAGPLHENAVRRIFREIMSECLALERPLTVTYLGPQGTFTEQAARRHFGGAAQLASCATIDEALREVEARQADYAVVPVENSSEGAVNRTLDLLPATPLRACGEVTLRIHHCLMSPGEDAAAVARIYAHPQALAQCHEYLTRHLPAAERLPVSSNAEAARLAAQSGQAHVAALGPGAAAGLYGLNVLEQNIEDDPSNTTRFLVLGHASPGPSGQDRTTLVVAAPQAEHAGAMHRLLEPFSRLGISMTRLESRPVRGGLWQYVFFIDIEGHAQDRDVAQALAEMRERATFLKVVGSFPRAVS; this is translated from the coding sequence ATGTCCGACCAGCCTGGCCGCCCTGACCCGACTTCCGAATCCCTGGCCGCCGCTTTGGCCCCGCACCGTGAGCGGATAGACGCCATCGACGCGCAGCTGCTGGACCTGCTCAGCCAGCGGGCCGCCGAGGCGCGGGCCATCGGGACGCTCAAGGGTACGGCCGCCGTGTACCGCCCCGAGCGCGAGGCGCAGGTGCTGGCCCGCATCGCCGCGCTGAATGCCGGACCGCTGCACGAAAATGCCGTGCGCCGCATCTTCCGCGAAATCATGAGCGAGTGCCTGGCGCTCGAACGCCCGCTGACCGTGACCTACCTGGGGCCGCAGGGCACCTTTACCGAGCAGGCCGCCCGCCGCCATTTCGGGGGGGCGGCGCAGCTGGCCTCCTGCGCCACCATCGATGAGGCGCTGCGGGAGGTGGAAGCTCGCCAGGCCGACTACGCGGTGGTGCCGGTGGAAAACAGCAGTGAGGGAGCCGTGAACCGCACCCTGGACCTGCTGCCCGCCACGCCGCTGCGGGCCTGCGGCGAGGTCACGCTGCGTATCCACCACTGCCTGATGTCGCCCGGCGAGGACGCCGCCGCCGTCGCCCGCATCTACGCGCATCCGCAGGCGCTGGCGCAGTGCCACGAGTACCTGACCCGCCACCTGCCGGCCGCCGAGCGCCTGCCGGTCAGTTCCAACGCCGAGGCGGCCCGGCTGGCGGCGCAGTCGGGGCAGGCACATGTGGCTGCGCTGGGGCCGGGCGCGGCGGCCGGTCTGTACGGCCTGAACGTGCTGGAACAGAACATAGAGGACGACCCCAGCAACACCACCCGCTTTCTGGTGCTGGGCCACGCCAGCCCCGGCCCCAGCGGGCAGGACCGCACCACCCTGGTGGTGGCCGCGCCGCAGGCCGAACACGCCGGAGCCATGCACCGGCTGCTGGAGCCGTTCAGCCGCCTGGGCATCTCCATGACCCGGCTGGAAAGCCGCCCGGTGCGTGGGGGGCTATGGCAGTACGTGTTCTTTATCGATATCGAAGGTCATGCCCAGGACCGCGACGTGGCGCAGGCCCTGGCAGAGATGCGGGAGCGGGCCACGTTCCTCAAGGTGGTGGGCAGCTTCCCGCGTGCAGTGAGCTGA